The stretch of DNA TCACCTCTATGCTGGGCGAGGGTGGCGAACCGCTACAGCCTGTCATCGACGCGGAAATCACCCTGCATCTAGGCTACATGAATGATGCCCTGGGCTCGAACCTGTTCTTCATGGGCGATGAGCTGACAGGTGCCGACATCATGCTGACCTTCATCTGTGAAGCAGCGGACAGCCGCATTGGCCTTGATGGCTATGACAACCTGATTGCCTACACCCAGCGGATCCACGACCGCCCCGCCTATCAGCGCGGACTTGAAAAAGGCGGACCCTATGAGCTGATCCGCACCCGTGCAGACGACTAGGGCGTAAGCCGCAAGGACCAAAGCAATGGCAGCACCCGCTCTGCGCCGGACCGGCAGGGTGATCCTGATGGACCCGACCTATCGGGTGCTGCTGTTGCGCTTTGCCGTCACCAAAAACAACGAGCCGTTCGAGTTCTGGGCCACGCCAGGTGGGCGTGCAGAGGACGACGAGAGCGATCTGGAAGCCGCGATCCGTGAGCTGGATGAGGAACTCCGGCTCACCGTCACCCTTGAAGGCCCCGTGCACGTCCACGAAAGCACCTTTGAAGTGAACGGCAATAAGTGGCGTGGCCGGGATGTTTTCTTCCATGGCACCTGCGCGGCCTGCGACCCGGTTTTCACCGGCGGAACCGAAGAAAGCGAGCGCCAGGCGCTCCAGGAAATGCGCTGGTGGACGCTGGATGAACTTGAAAAAACCGCAGAAACAGTGTTTCCGCCGGATCTGGGCCCGGTTTCGCGCACCCTCGTGTCTTGACAAGTCATTGAGGCACACCACATTTTGGGTGTTGTTGTAATCATTCCAAAGAGGGATGGGCCCATCTGGCTCGCCCCGATCTCAGGGCCGCGAAGCCATGACGAACCCAGTTTCCACAGCTCCAGCATCAGCCCCGGCCTCATCTAGCGATGCCGCCATGAGCGGTGACCGGCCCTACGCCCAGACGCTTCAGGCGCTGCGCGACAAAGGCCTGCGCCCCACACGTCAGCGGCTTGCTCTTGGGCGGCTGCTGTTTGATGGCGGCGACCGGCATGTGACCGCTGAGGCGCTGCACGCAGAGGCCTCCAAGGGCGGCGTGCGGGTGTCTCTGGCGACGGTTTACAACACCCTGCACCAGTTCACCGACGCGGGTCTGCTGCGCCAGGTCGTGGTCGATGGCGGCTGCACCTATTTTGATACCAACCTCAGCGATCATCATCACTTCTATCATGTGGACGATGCGCGCCTTGAAGACATTCCCGGTGACGGCATCACCGTGACGGGGCTTCCACAGGTGCCTGACGGGGCTGCTCTGGAGCGTGTCGAGGTGATCGTGCGTGTTCATAACGCAAAAACCGGCGGCTGACGCCGATAGGTCTTTGGCTTCAAAGACTTGGCGTCAAAGCGCTGAAACCGGCCTTTTGTAGCTGCGAATTGATCGCAAAAATACTTTCTAAAACAAAGCGTTTGGGCACTGTTTAGACCTGTTCCAGTCTTGACAGGGCAGGGCCTGCTACTACGTTTGCAGGGTATGGCGATGGCCCGCGCCTGCCTGTTCGCAGACACCTGCGCGGCCAGTTTCGCCCGAGTTTCGATGAGGAGGATCCCCTAAAATGTCACTCGCAGATTCCAAGACCCTGGACAATTTGAAAGAAGCTTTTGCCGGCGAAAGCCAGGCAAACCGTCGCTACCTCTACTTCGCGCAGAAGGCGGACGTTGAAGGCTACAACGATGTTGCAGCCGTGTTCCGGTCCACCGCGGAAGGTGAAACCGGCCACGCCCACGGCCACCTCGAGTTCATGGAAGAAGTCGGTGACCCGGCAACGGGCGAGCCAATTGGCGCGACCGACAAGAACCTCAAGGCCGCGATTGCCGGTGAAACCCACGAGTACACAGACATGTACCCGGGTATGGCCCGCACAGCGCGCGAAGAAGGCTTCGACGAAATTGCTGACTGGTTCGAAACGCTTGCCAAGGCCGAAAAGAGCCACGCCGGTCGTTTCCAGAAAGCCCTCGACGGCATGGACGCCTAAGTCACGTCCGACAGACAAAAGGGCCGGGACATGTTCCCGGCCCTCGCTTGTTCAAGTCTCACGACCATTCAAAAAACACAGGCATGAAGACTCATGGCAGAAGGCAGCCTAGAAGCACCCACCCGGCATCCCATCGAGTGGAAGAGCGACGAGTTTTACGACGAAGCCAAGCTCGATGAAGAGCTGCGCCGCGTCTTTGATATCTGCCACGGCTGCCGACGCTGCTTCAATCTGTGTGACTCCTTCCCGCGGCTGTTCGATATGATCGACGACAGCGAGAGCGGCGAACTCGATAGCGTCACCTCAGACCAGTTTGGCCCCGTCGAAGAAGCTTGCACCCTGTGTGACATGTGCTTCATGACGAAGTGCCCTTATGTGCCGCCTCACGAATTCAATCTCGATTTTCCCCATCTCATGCTGCGGTACCGAAAGGTCCGTACACAGAATGGCGACGCCGGCAACGTCACCGCCCGCCAGCTCGCCGAGATGGACCGCAACGGCAAGATGATCCGGCCCATCGCAGGCCTTGCCAATTGGGGATCGAAGAAAGACAACAAGCTCACACGCCCGGTGATGGAAAAAGTCGCAGGCATTGATGCCAAGGCCGAGCTGCCAACATTCGCCGGCAAGACGCTGATGATGCGTGCCAAGGCACATGAAAAAGTGGGCACGCTTGCGCCTGCTGCCGACGGCAAAGCGACCGGCCGCAAGGCGGCGCTGTTTGCCACCTGCAACGGCAACTACAACAATCCGCAGATGGGTGAAGCGGCACTCAAAGTGCTCGCGCGCCAGGGCGTGACCGCCAAGCCGGTCTATCCCGGCTGCTGCGGCATGCCGTTCCTGGAACAGGCCGACCTTGAGCGTGTCGCCGAGCAGGCCAAGAAGGTATCTGCTGAGCTGCGCCCACTGGTCGATGAAGGCTGGGACATCGTTACTCTCATCGCGTCGTGTGGCCTGATGATGAAGTTCGAGTGGCCGTTGATCGTGCCAGACGACGACAACGTCATTGCGCTGTCAAAGGCCGTCAAAGACATCGATGAGTACATCGTGGACATAGCCAAGAAGGAAGGCATTGCCGATGGCATGAAGCCTCTGGACGGTGGTGTTGCGGTCCATCTGGCGTGCCACGCTCGTGCGCAGAACATGGGCGCTAAGGCCGTTGAGATGCTCAAGCTCATTCCTGACGCCAAAGTAACACCGGTTGAGCGGTGCGCAGGGCATGGCGGCACGTTTGGTGTGCTTAAAGAGACCCACGATGTGGCGATGAAGGTTGGCAAAACGACCGCGCGCAATATCTCTAAGACCAGCGC from Pyruvatibacter sp. HU-CL02332 encodes:
- a CDS encoding rubrerythrin family protein; this encodes MSLADSKTLDNLKEAFAGESQANRRYLYFAQKADVEGYNDVAAVFRSTAEGETGHAHGHLEFMEEVGDPATGEPIGATDKNLKAAIAGETHEYTDMYPGMARTAREEGFDEIADWFETLAKAEKSHAGRFQKALDGMDA
- a CDS encoding heterodisulfide reductase-related iron-sulfur binding cluster; the protein is MAEGSLEAPTRHPIEWKSDEFYDEAKLDEELRRVFDICHGCRRCFNLCDSFPRLFDMIDDSESGELDSVTSDQFGPVEEACTLCDMCFMTKCPYVPPHEFNLDFPHLMLRYRKVRTQNGDAGNVTARQLAEMDRNGKMIRPIAGLANWGSKKDNKLTRPVMEKVAGIDAKAELPTFAGKTLMMRAKAHEKVGTLAPAADGKATGRKAALFATCNGNYNNPQMGEAALKVLARQGVTAKPVYPGCCGMPFLEQADLERVAEQAKKVSAELRPLVDEGWDIVTLIASCGLMMKFEWPLIVPDDDNVIALSKAVKDIDEYIVDIAKKEGIADGMKPLDGGVAVHLACHARAQNMGAKAVEMLKLIPDAKVTPVERCAGHGGTFGVLKETHDVAMKVGKTTARNISKTSAEHVVSECPLALKHIMQEMDELGLIDESKPKPSSAHPIELIAQAYGL
- the irrA gene encoding iron response transcriptional regulator IrrA, coding for MSGDRPYAQTLQALRDKGLRPTRQRLALGRLLFDGGDRHVTAEALHAEASKGGVRVSLATVYNTLHQFTDAGLLRQVVVDGGCTYFDTNLSDHHHFYHVDDARLEDIPGDGITVTGLPQVPDGAALERVEVIVRVHNAKTGG
- a CDS encoding NUDIX domain-containing protein encodes the protein MAAPALRRTGRVILMDPTYRVLLLRFAVTKNNEPFEFWATPGGRAEDDESDLEAAIRELDEELRLTVTLEGPVHVHESTFEVNGNKWRGRDVFFHGTCAACDPVFTGGTEESERQALQEMRWWTLDELEKTAETVFPPDLGPVSRTLVS